A single Oncorhynchus kisutch isolate 150728-3 linkage group LG19, Okis_V2, whole genome shotgun sequence DNA region contains:
- the LOC109864360 gene encoding putative helicase mov-10-B.1, translating to MNIRTRCQIGLDFYEFLNETNRASTKLKSDLREIYNSEFRNRDGVRDPNFSSILYALKLSNNANVYSGMVHFKPKVRDFFQDQWQGTRGKGRGQKQQGASSSFPVQNGGKVNGVGQKNGAFVSGVCVSPSSDPAQTSHTPRRDWRLANCILRKFKSDRAELISDRGGVRITSDHLVVDGLIKFSLESETEVYVVRLFLENSSSSPLFFTYYSALHRMTCFNLQDKQKVTRNNPLQLGPGDRYEVQLQFKSSLLGFYPATLVFEFKPSISSSSSSSSSSPAFHLLRFIEAQYVTGLARELAPTAPYRPRAIIGATDYLPYTVEDGEPPASLSANNLTAVERLYDYKVPGYVRDLIKFLKGHASSSTLSLDAQSILESGLSRENYSKRFQLLLYLEELQMEVDIKRYNKPNTPMVRDKTNKKLLVLEVPGVSESRPSVLRGDAILVTRSGDSNKGGVVKYRGYVHRVELDSVKLGFSSRFLSSFVDGLEFDVEFTVNRLTTRLQHRATELADRHNLGNVLFPSGDPTIQPPKKQPLLLYDRALEQNPEQYTAVQNIVAGSSRPAPYLVFGPPGTGKTVTVVEAIKQVLKTQSHAHILACAPSNSAADLLAMKLLEHLEHRKLFRMYAASRNPEDVPNDIRDCCNLGQDCFVFPCKEELMKYSIVVTTLITAGRLVTGGVPPGHFSHVFVDEAGHAVETETIISLAGLLQPETGQVVLAGDPKQLGPILRSPLALKHGMGVSLLERLMKDVSLYQKEEENGVFNNCYVTKLLRNYRSHPSILKVPNELFYEEELQVFANEMIRNSYCTWEYLPQKNFPVVFHGVAGRDEREATSPSFFNVAEIEVLMDYLKKLLQGQGKRGLATISPKDIGIIAPYRKQVEKIRKALKMLKKDFKSTSIKDLKVGSVEEFQGQERRVILVSTVRSSAKYVQTDQYFSLGFVKNEKRFNVAVTRAKALLIVVGNPLVLRGDPTWGRFLQFCSQAGGKTGFDSSQAEGEEEVVERLAALCLQADPHVETEESEIQQQIEPEWRNEQ from the exons ggATGGAGTGAGAGACCCTAACTTCAGTTCGATCCTGTATGCTCTCAAGCTGTCCAATAATGCCAACGTCTACTCGGGAATGGTGCACTTCAAACCAAAG GTGAGGGATTTCTTTCAGGACCAGTGGCAAGGAACCCGGGGAAAGGGGCGTGGCCAGAAGCAGCAGGGGGCATCTAGCTCTTTTCCTGTTCAGAATGGAGGCAAGGTGAATGGGGTGGGGCAGAAGAATGGGGCATTTGTGAGCGGGGTGTGTGTGTCGCCTTCATCTGACCCAGCCCAGACATCACACACCCCCaggagagactggagactggCCAATTGCATCCTCAGGAAGTTCAAGTCTGACAG AGCGGAGTTGATCTCTGACCGTGGCGGTGTACGCATCACTTCTGACCACCTTGTTGTAGACGGTCTGATCAAGTTCAGTCTGGAGAGTGAGACCGAG gTGTACGTAGTTCGTCTGTTCCTGGAGAActcctcctccagtcctctcttctTCACCTACTACTCTGCTCTGCACCGGATGACCTGCTTCAACCTACAGGACAAGCAGAAAGTCACCCGCAACAACCCTCTGCAGCTGGGACCag gtGACCGGTATGAAGTGCAGCTCCAGTTCAAGTCCAGCCTCCTGGGTTTCTATCCAGCCACTCTGGTCTTTGAGTTTaaaccctccatctcctcctcctcctcctcctcctcctcctctcctgccttccACCTGCTGCGGTTCATCGAGGCCCAGTATGTGACAGGGCTGGCCAGGGAGCTGGCCCCAACTGCGCCCTACAGACCTAGAGCTATCATCGGCGCTACAGATTATCTGCCTTACACTGTAGAGGATGGGGAGCCACCTGCGAg TCTCTCAGCCAACAACCTGACAGCCGTGGAGCGTCTCTACGACTACAAGGTTCCAGGATATGTCAGAGATCTGATCAAGTTCCTCAAAGGACAcgcctcctcctctactctttcACTGGATGCCCA gTCTATCCTAGAGTCAGGTCTGAGTAGAGAGAATTACTCTAAACGGTTCCAGCTGCTGCTGTATCTAGAGGAGCTACAGATGGAGGTGGACATTAAGAGATACAACAAGCCCAATACTCCCATGGTCCGAGACAAGACCAACAAGAAACTACTGGTGCTagag GTACCAGGTGTGTCCGAGAGCCGTCCGTCTGTCCTGCGGGGCGACGCCATCCTGGTGACGAGGTCAGGTGACTCCAATAAGGGGGGCGTGGTCAAATACCGTGGTTACGTCCACCGCGTGGAGCTGGACTCCGTCAAACTGGGATTCAGCAGCAG gTTTTTGTCCTCcttcgtagatggtctggagttTGATGTGGAGTTCACGGTGAACCGTCTCACCACTAGGCTTCAGCATAGAGCAACAGAGCTGGCTGACAGACACAACCTGGGGAATGTACTGTTCCCTTCTGGAGACCCAACTATCCAACCACCCAAAAAACAACCTCTCTT GTTGTATGACAGGGCTCTAGAGCAGAACCCAGAACAATATACAGCAGTCCAGAACATTGTAGCTGGATCCTCCCGACCGGCTCCTTACCTGGTGTTTGGGCCACCTGGGACAG GTAAGACTGTGACAGTGGTTGAAGCCATCAAACAGGTGCTGAAGACACAGAGTCACGCCCACATCCTGGCGTGCGCTCCGTCCAATAGCGCGGCAGACCTGCTGGCTATGAAGCTTCTAGAACACCTGGAACACAGGAAGCTGTTCCGGATGTACGCCGCATCCCGTAACCCTGAAGATGTGCCCAATGATAtacgg GACTGCTGTAACCTGGGTCAGGATTGCTTTGTGTTTCCCTGTAAAGAGGAACTGATGAAGTACAGCATCGTGGTCACCACCCTAATCACTGCCGGACG GTTGGTGACAGGTGGTGTTCCTCCAGGTCATTTCAGTCACGTGTTTGTTGACGAGGCGGGACACGCCGTTGAAACGGAGACCATCATATCACTGGctg ggctgcTCCAACCAGAGACGGGTCAGGTGGTTCTAGCTGGAGACCCTAAACAGCTGGGACCCATCCTCAGGTCTCCTCTGGCTCTGAAACACGGCATGG GTGTGTCTCTGTTGGAGAGGCTGATGAAGGATGTGTCTCTGTatcagaaggaggaggagaatggaGTGTTCAACAACTGCTACGTCACCAAACTACTGAGAAACTACAG gtctcatccctctatcctgaAGGTGCCTAACGAGTTGTTCTATGAGGAGGAGTTGCAGGTGTTTGCTAACGAGATGATCCGGAACTCCTACTGCACCTGGGAATACCTGCCTCAGAAg AATTTCCCGGTGGTGTTCCATGGTGTAGCTGGTCGTGATGAGCGGGAGGCTACCAGTCCGTCTTTCTTTAACGTGGCGGAGATCGAGGTGCTGATGGATTACCTCAAGAAGCTGCTGCAGGGGCAGGGCAAGAGGGGACTCGCCACAATCTCACCCAAAGACATCGGTATCATCGCCCCCTATAGAAAACAG GTGGAGAAGATCCGTAAAGCCTTGAAGATGCTGAAGAAAGACTTCAAATCGACCAGCATCAAAGATCTGAAG GTGGGGTCAGTGGAGGAGTTCCAGGGTCAGGAGAGGAGGGTGATCCTGGTCTCGACGGTCCGCAGCAGCGCCAAGTACGTCCAGACAGACCAATACTTCAGCCTTGGTTTCGTCAAAAATGAGAag AGGTTCAACGTGGCGGTGACCAGAGCCAAAGCCCTGCTGATTGTGGTGGGAAACCCCTTAGTGCTGCGAGGAGACCCCACCTGGGGCAG gtTCCTCCAGTTCTGTTCCCAGGCGGGGGGGAAGACAGGGTTTGACTCCTcccaggctgagggagaggaggaggtggtggaacGCCTAGCTGCCCTCTGCTTACAGGCTGATCCccacg TGGAGACGGAGGAGAGTGAGATTCAGCAGCAGATCGAACCAGAGTGGAGGAACGAGCAGTGA